A region from the Desulfuromonas acetexigens genome encodes:
- the dctP gene encoding TRAP transporter substrate-binding protein DctP, whose amino-acid sequence MRSLLITSLILLLAAPAAAVTLKLGTLAPEGAAWMNEMRRGATEIKERTAGRVEIKLYGGGVMGNEKSMLRKIRIGQLQGGAFTGGGLADVYPDLSLYGLPLLFDSLEEIDAVRADFDPLLRAGLEEHGFVSFGFAEGGFALLMGNRPIVRLDDMKGQKLWVPEGDTVTSAVMEELGLSPISLPISDVLTGLQTGLVHIVGVSPIGALAFQWHTKVKYVTEAPMAYLCAVLVIDRKAFDKIDEADRLIVREVMERVYQGFDRQNRLDEAAALAALRKQGLNFVTPQSGEVARMRERAQGAMERLSAQGAYSPELYRRIVDLLRERRSGSKP is encoded by the coding sequence ATGCGTTCTCTTCTGATTACATCTCTGATTCTGCTTCTGGCCGCGCCCGCGGCGGCCGTGACCCTCAAGCTCGGCACCCTAGCGCCGGAAGGGGCGGCGTGGATGAACGAGATGCGCCGGGGGGCGACGGAGATCAAGGAGCGGACTGCCGGGCGGGTGGAGATCAAACTCTATGGCGGCGGGGTGATGGGCAACGAGAAGAGCATGCTGCGCAAGATCCGCATCGGCCAGCTGCAAGGGGGCGCCTTCACCGGCGGCGGCCTGGCGGATGTCTATCCCGACCTGAGCCTGTACGGCCTGCCCCTGCTGTTCGATTCCCTGGAAGAAATCGACGCGGTGCGCGCCGATTTCGATCCTCTGCTGCGGGCGGGGTTGGAAGAGCACGGTTTCGTCAGTTTCGGTTTCGCCGAAGGGGGCTTCGCCCTGCTCATGGGGAATCGCCCCATCGTCCGTCTCGACGACATGAAAGGGCAGAAACTCTGGGTACCGGAAGGGGATACGGTGACCTCGGCGGTCATGGAGGAACTCGGGCTTTCCCCCATTTCCCTGCCGATCAGTGATGTGCTCACCGGTTTGCAGACCGGTCTGGTGCATATCGTCGGGGTCTCCCCCATCGGCGCCCTGGCTTTCCAGTGGCACACCAAGGTCAAGTACGTCACCGAAGCGCCCATGGCCTATCTCTGCGCGGTCCTGGTCATCGACCGGAAGGCCTTCGACAAGATCGATGAGGCTGATCGCTTGATCGTGCGCGAGGTGATGGAGCGGGTCTATCAGGGGTTTGATCGACAGAATCGGCTGGATGAGGCGGCGGCGCTGGCGGCCTTGCGCAAGCAGGGATTGAATTTCGTGACGCCGCAATCCGGTGAGGTGGCGCGCATGCGCGAGCGGGCCCAAGGGGCCATGGAGCGGCTCAGCGCCCAGGGGGCTTATTCGCCGGAACTCTACCGGCGGATCGTTGATCTGCTGCGCGAGCGCCGGAGCGGAAGCAAACCATGA
- a CDS encoding DUF1232 domain-containing protein — protein MKKIVVIATGLLALLYLLNPGAGIFELIPDNIPYIGNLDEAGAVALLLACLRYFGFDLTNFFRRDSNPNTPKR, from the coding sequence ATGAAAAAAATCGTCGTTATCGCCACGGGCCTGCTCGCCCTGCTCTATCTGCTCAACCCCGGCGCGGGCATTTTCGAGTTGATCCCCGACAACATCCCCTACATCGGCAACCTCGACGAAGCCGGCGCCGTCGCCTTGCTGCTCGCCTGCCTGCGCTACTTCGGTTTCGACCTGACCAACTTTTTCCGGCGCGATTCGAATCCAAATACCCCCAAGCGCTGA
- a CDS encoding CsgG/HfaB family protein, translating to MKRKRLATLLCSLLLPALVITGCARPTERLGSIPAPPESGRLRVYFKVISSGDPRFGWKQTEAQAETKLAPIIARVLDSSKVCELVDGADLATVAGGQPEAANYWLRDDRRLAREVGRALHADYGILMERHLGSFTAVRYLLINVHTGAVFEVSSLALPAVQVENFFRKNAVATWKKLYRMARKDLLRAALDKGAGRLPTTAGAPVHVVESAEPEPEALALPVAAANLPTLAVYDFAAVEPLRTAAVILADALREELLRHGKVLLVNRENLNQVLQELAVGQLGLNDESRAVEVGKALAAGQIVAGHLGALGESAVLTAKRIEVESQKTAALASARAAQGKEDRLLEGMEDLARELVKGL from the coding sequence ATGAAACGGAAAAGACTCGCGACCCTACTTTGCTCCCTGCTTTTGCCGGCGCTGGTTATCACCGGCTGCGCCCGGCCGACGGAGCGGCTCGGAAGCATTCCCGCGCCCCCCGAAAGCGGGCGCCTGCGGGTCTACTTCAAGGTGATCTCCAGCGGCGATCCCCGCTTCGGCTGGAAGCAGACCGAAGCCCAGGCCGAGACCAAGCTGGCCCCGATTATCGCCCGTGTTCTCGATAGCTCCAAGGTCTGCGAGCTGGTCGACGGCGCCGATCTGGCGACGGTCGCCGGCGGCCAGCCCGAGGCTGCCAACTACTGGCTGCGGGACGACCGGCGCCTGGCCCGCGAGGTCGGGCGGGCGTTGCACGCCGACTACGGCATCCTCATGGAACGGCATCTCGGTTCCTTCACAGCGGTACGCTACCTGCTGATCAATGTGCATACCGGTGCCGTCTTCGAGGTCTCGTCGCTGGCGCTACCCGCTGTTCAGGTCGAGAATTTTTTCCGGAAAAACGCCGTCGCCACCTGGAAAAAACTCTACCGCATGGCGCGCAAGGATCTGCTGCGGGCGGCGCTGGACAAGGGCGCGGGGCGGCTGCCGACAACGGCCGGGGCGCCGGTGCATGTCGTCGAAAGCGCCGAGCCTGAGCCTGAAGCGTTGGCGCTACCCGTCGCCGCCGCCAATCTTCCGACCCTGGCGGTCTACGATTTCGCCGCCGTCGAGCCCTTACGCACCGCCGCCGTCATCCTCGCCGACGCCCTGCGCGAGGAGTTGCTGCGCCACGGCAAGGTGCTGCTGGTCAATCGCGAGAATCTCAATCAGGTCTTGCAGGAGTTGGCCGTCGGCCAACTGGGTTTGAACGACGAAAGTCGGGCGGTGGAGGTCGGCAAGGCCCTCGCCGCCGGGCAGATCGTCGCCGGGCATCTCGGCGCCCTGGGGGAAAGCGCGGTGCTTACGGCCAAACGCATCGAAGTCGAATCGCAAAAAACCGCCGCCCTCGCCTCGGCGCGGGCGGCGCAGGGGAAGGAAGACCGGTTGCTGGAAGGGATGGAGGATCTGGCGCGGGAGCTGGTCAAGGGGTTGTAA
- a CDS encoding TRAP transporter large permease gives MLLIALGLFLLALLGAPLFAIIAAGALLGYQRAEIDLAALAVEVFRLAEMPVLLAIPLFTLAGYLLGESGAPRRLVNLTQALFGWLPGSLAAVALVACAFFTAFTGASGVTIVALGALLYPALQQAGYDEHFNLGLITTSGSLGLLFAPSLPLILYGIVAQQTEVGRGVGIDQLFVAGLLPGLLMLVLLLGYAFWHSRRLPRERKTAAVGPGRALVDAAWELPLPFIVLGGIYSGYFAVSEAAAVTALYVLVVEVVILREITLLQLPGIVRQAMVMVGGILIILGVSLASTNVLIDAGVPERLFDWVQAHVSSRLTFLLWLNLFLLLLGCLLDIFSALVLVVPLILPVAVGFNVDPLHLGIIFLANMQIGYLTPPVGLNLFIASYRFDQPILTLYRATLPFLLLLLFCVLLITYWPWLSLGLVGG, from the coding sequence ATGCTCCTGATCGCTCTCGGCCTGTTTCTCCTCGCCCTGCTCGGCGCGCCGCTCTTTGCCATCATCGCCGCCGGCGCCCTGCTCGGCTACCAGCGGGCCGAAATCGACCTTGCCGCCCTCGCCGTCGAGGTCTTCCGTCTCGCCGAGATGCCGGTGCTCCTCGCCATCCCCCTCTTTACCCTGGCCGGTTATCTGCTTGGCGAGAGCGGCGCGCCGCGCCGTCTGGTCAATCTGACCCAGGCCCTCTTCGGTTGGCTCCCCGGCAGTCTCGCCGCCGTCGCCTTGGTCGCCTGCGCCTTCTTCACTGCTTTCACCGGTGCTTCCGGAGTGACCATCGTCGCCCTCGGCGCGCTCCTCTATCCGGCCTTGCAACAGGCCGGCTACGACGAACATTTCAATCTCGGCCTGATCACCACCTCGGGCAGTCTCGGCCTGCTCTTTGCGCCCTCGCTTCCCCTCATCCTCTACGGCATTGTCGCCCAGCAGACCGAGGTCGGGCGGGGGGTCGGCATCGACCAGCTCTTTGTCGCCGGTCTTCTGCCCGGCCTGCTGATGCTGGTCCTGCTCCTCGGCTACGCCTTCTGGCACAGCCGCCGTTTGCCCCGGGAGAGGAAGACGGCCGCCGTCGGGCCGGGGCGGGCGCTGGTTGATGCGGCATGGGAGCTGCCGCTCCCTTTTATCGTGCTGGGGGGGATCTACAGCGGCTACTTTGCCGTCTCCGAGGCGGCGGCCGTCACCGCTCTTTACGTGCTGGTCGTCGAGGTCGTTATTCTGCGCGAGATCACATTGCTGCAGTTGCCGGGTATCGTTCGTCAGGCGATGGTCATGGTCGGCGGCATTCTCATCATCCTCGGCGTCTCCCTCGCCTCGACCAACGTTCTCATCGACGCCGGGGTGCCGGAGCGGCTCTTCGATTGGGTGCAGGCCCACGTTTCCAGCCGCCTGACCTTCCTCCTTTGGCTCAACCTTTTTCTGCTGCTGCTCGGCTGCCTGCTCGACATCTTCTCGGCCTTAGTGCTGGTGGTGCCGCTGATCCTGCCGGTGGCGGTCGGTTTCAATGTCGATCCCCTGCACCTGGGGATCATCTTCCTCGCCAACATGCAGATTGGCTACCTCACCCCGCCCGTCGGCCTCAACCTCTTTATCGCCAGTTACCGCTTCGACCAGCCGATCCTCACCCTCTACCGCGCCACGTTGCCGTTCCTGCTGCTGCTGCTCTTCTGCGTCCTGCTCATCACCTACTGGCCCTGGCTTAGTCTGGGGCTGGTGGGGGGATAA
- a CDS encoding transcriptional regulator: MRTVTLGIASRETINRRLLRALDNEAQGTFISFESPELLFKVISGKRWELLKLMMGAEPMTIREAARRMERDVKAVHTDVQALLKAGILQKTDKGLIVFPFDAMRVDFLLKAA; this comes from the coding sequence ATGCGTACCGTAACCTTGGGAATCGCGTCCCGCGAAACGATCAATCGCCGCCTGCTGCGGGCCCTCGATAACGAAGCGCAGGGAACATTCATCAGTTTCGAGTCGCCGGAACTGCTGTTCAAGGTCATTTCCGGCAAACGCTGGGAGCTGCTGAAACTCATGATGGGCGCCGAGCCCATGACAATTCGCGAGGCGGCGCGGCGCATGGAACGGGATGTGAAAGCGGTTCACACCGATGTGCAGGCGCTGCTCAAGGCGGGAATTCTGCAAAAAACCGACAAGGGCTTGATCGTCTTCCCCTTTGACGCCATGCGAGTGGATTTTCTGCTCAAGGCGGCCTGA
- a CDS encoding TRAP transporter small permease → MTRFFAGLERLGRGLENLLLCALLLVMVALAVWQIIARNFFDGGFLWADEFLKLLLLWLGLAGAVVASGEGKQIKIDVLSRFLPERFTALSELVTALFTAAVCVLCAWHAGRFVLMERDFGSTLLGNLPAWIFQAAIPLAFGLIAVRYLAAAGRRLFELIAKEPPCS, encoded by the coding sequence ATGACCCGGTTTTTCGCGGGACTCGAACGGCTGGGACGGGGATTGGAAAACCTGCTGCTGTGCGCGCTCTTGCTGGTGATGGTGGCGCTGGCGGTCTGGCAGATCATCGCCCGCAACTTCTTTGACGGCGGTTTTCTCTGGGCCGATGAGTTCCTGAAACTGCTGCTTCTTTGGTTGGGACTAGCCGGGGCGGTGGTCGCAAGTGGCGAGGGGAAGCAGATCAAGATCGACGTTTTGTCCCGTTTTTTGCCGGAACGCTTCACGGCGCTTTCGGAGCTTGTCACCGCCCTCTTTACCGCCGCCGTCTGCGTCCTCTGTGCCTGGCATGCCGGGCGGTTCGTGCTGATGGAAAGGGACTTCGGCTCGACCCTGCTCGGCAACCTTCCGGCCTGGATCTTCCAGGCCGCCATCCCCCTGGCCTTCGGCCTGATCGCCGTGCGCTACTTGGCGGCCGCCGGACGTCGCCTGTTCGAACTGATCGCCAAGGAGCCGCCATGCTCCTGA
- a CDS encoding YqaE/Pmp3 family membrane protein has translation MDLVRILIAILLPPLGVFLQVGFGGAFWLNILLTLLGYIPGIIHAVWIIAKR, from the coding sequence ATGGATCTGGTGCGCATTCTGATCGCCATTCTTCTGCCGCCCCTGGGCGTCTTTCTACAGGTGGGTTTCGGCGGAGCGTTCTGGCTGAACATTCTTTTGACGCTGCTCGGCTATATCCCCGGCATCATTCATGCCGTCTGGATTATCGCTAAGCGCTGA
- a CDS encoding DUF4112 domain-containing protein, giving the protein MKKDGNKATQGTSRKRLEKLAWYMDSSIKIPGFNARLGLDGLLGLIPGAGDTIGALISSIVISEAVRMGVPKSVLLKMAFNIALDVVVGAVPVLGDLFDFVWKANQRNVVLLNDYLENPRETLATSRLFAWGLGAVLVIFAILVGTLGFALVRALLNAGGV; this is encoded by the coding sequence ATGAAAAAAGACGGGAACAAAGCCACGCAAGGAACCTCCCGAAAGCGGTTGGAGAAGCTGGCCTGGTATATGGACAGCTCCATCAAGATTCCGGGGTTCAATGCCCGCCTGGGTCTTGACGGATTGCTTGGTCTTATCCCCGGTGCGGGCGATACGATCGGTGCCCTGATTTCCAGCATCGTCATTTCGGAAGCGGTGCGCATGGGTGTGCCGAAATCCGTGCTGCTGAAGATGGCCTTCAACATCGCGCTCGATGTTGTCGTGGGGGCGGTTCCGGTCCTTGGCGACCTTTTTGATTTTGTCTGGAAGGCCAATCAACGCAACGTGGTCCTGCTGAATGACTATCTGGAAAACCCCCGGGAGACATTGGCGACCAGTCGCCTTTTCGCCTGGGGACTAGGCGCGGTGCTGGTCATTTTTGCGATTCTGGTCGGTACGCTGGGGTTTGCCCTGGTTCGGGCGCTGCTCAATGCCGGCGGCGTCTGA
- a CDS encoding P-loop NTPase fold protein encodes MSITLIKQQINRFLSSQTPEVISIKGAWGVGKTYAWNTYLVEAKNRNRLAPEKYAYVSLFGINSLAELKFAIFENLIDRKTIGRKPSLATFQRNLNELSRLLGGRRLLPGSRVNLERFGFMIEALAFLSLDKTLICIDDFERKGNDVETRDILGLITQLKEQKKCKIVLILNDENLDDEASIDYVKLREKVIDTELRFAPTAEDCVEIALGTGKVAALLREPIVRLGINNIRVIKKIESLAALLALALKNYDDAVLKQAMKTLTLLTWCFYSQSSDAPNYNFVVSRTSSFDDLNEELLSTQQLHWCAILRQYDNFSMDEFDRRIARLVENGYLNEADIQAQAAIVQQKIDAAGSEHSFQEAWRRFYESFDDDSQEVIKCLSDSFKDNARHISPANLDGTVRLLRHLGRNSVAGKLIDLYIDMRRDEAALFSQSLAAVPAEIRDAEVIEKFTQQLREMRAGQPLREICAKLADGGGSDEEEERMSKAEVAEYVRLFKELKGPELTHYVDFCLSFGRRGTGTASQRNISEKATEALKIIGRESRLNASRVSRFGIRVG; translated from the coding sequence ATGTCGATTACTCTGATCAAACAGCAGATCAACCGCTTTCTGTCGAGCCAGACGCCGGAAGTTATTTCCATCAAAGGGGCCTGGGGGGTGGGCAAGACCTACGCCTGGAATACCTACCTGGTCGAGGCGAAAAACCGCAATCGGCTCGCTCCGGAAAAGTACGCCTATGTGTCGCTCTTCGGCATCAATTCCCTGGCCGAGCTGAAATTCGCCATCTTCGAAAACCTTATCGACCGCAAGACGATCGGACGCAAGCCCTCCCTCGCCACTTTTCAGCGGAACCTGAACGAACTCTCCCGCCTGCTCGGCGGCCGGCGCCTGCTGCCGGGTTCCCGGGTCAACCTGGAGCGTTTCGGCTTCATGATCGAGGCCCTGGCCTTTCTCTCCCTGGATAAAACCCTGATCTGCATCGACGATTTCGAACGCAAGGGAAACGATGTCGAAACCCGCGACATTCTCGGCCTTATCACCCAGCTGAAAGAACAGAAGAAATGCAAGATTGTCCTGATCCTCAATGACGAAAATCTCGACGACGAGGCCTCCATCGATTATGTCAAACTGCGGGAAAAGGTGATCGACACCGAACTGCGCTTCGCCCCGACGGCGGAAGACTGCGTGGAAATCGCCCTCGGCACCGGCAAGGTCGCCGCTCTGCTGCGCGAGCCCATCGTCCGCCTGGGCATCAACAACATCCGCGTCATCAAAAAGATCGAAAGCCTGGCGGCGCTCCTCGCCCTCGCGCTGAAAAATTACGATGACGCCGTCCTCAAGCAGGCGATGAAAACCCTGACCCTGCTGACCTGGTGTTTTTACAGCCAGTCGAGCGACGCGCCCAACTACAATTTCGTGGTCAGCCGCACCAGCAGTTTCGATGATCTCAACGAAGAACTCCTCTCCACCCAACAGCTGCACTGGTGCGCGATTCTACGGCAGTATGACAACTTTTCCATGGATGAGTTCGACCGCCGAATCGCCCGTCTCGTCGAAAACGGCTACCTGAATGAAGCCGACATCCAGGCGCAAGCGGCGATCGTTCAGCAGAAAATCGACGCCGCCGGGTCGGAACATTCCTTTCAGGAAGCCTGGCGCCGCTTTTACGAATCCTTCGACGACGACAGCCAGGAAGTCATCAAATGCCTCTCGGACAGCTTCAAGGATAACGCCCGCCATATCAGCCCAGCGAACCTGGACGGCACCGTGCGCCTGCTCCGGCACCTGGGCAGAAACTCCGTCGCCGGCAAGCTCATCGATCTCTACATTGACATGCGTCGGGACGAGGCCGCCCTCTTCTCGCAGAGCCTGGCCGCGGTTCCGGCCGAGATCAGGGACGCCGAGGTGATCGAAAAGTTCACCCAGCAACTGCGGGAGATGCGGGCGGGCCAGCCGCTCAGGGAGATTTGTGCCAAGCTGGCGGATGGTGGCGGAAGTGACGAGGAAGAAGAGCGGATGAGCAAGGCCGAGGTGGCGGAATACGTGCGCCTGTTCAAGGAGCTGAAAGGCCCGGAACTCACCCATTATGTCGATTTCTGCCTGTCCTTCGGTCGCCGCGGAACAGGCACGGCCAGCCAGCGGAACATTTCCGAAAAAGCGACGGAAGCGCTGAAAATCATCGGCCGGGAAAGTCGCCTGAACGCCAGCCGCGTCAGCCGCTTCGGCATCCGGGTGGGGTGA
- a CDS encoding molybdenum cofactor biosynthesis protein MoaE yields the protein MDISKTIATLKEDPAFAENVGMVLVHNGIVRAWSRGDHSPVNRVEVRVDQAKVEAIRREIEGSEGIYRVLVEARSGTLRPGDDLLFLIVAGDIRENVKPALALLLDRIKAEAIEKCESFSID from the coding sequence ATGGATATTTCAAAAACCATCGCCACCCTGAAAGAAGATCCGGCCTTCGCCGAGAACGTCGGCATGGTGCTGGTGCACAACGGCATCGTCCGCGCCTGGTCGCGGGGGGATCACAGTCCGGTCAACCGGGTCGAGGTCCGGGTGGATCAGGCCAAGGTCGAGGCGATTCGGCGGGAGATCGAAGGGAGTGAAGGGATTTACCGGGTGCTGGTTGAGGCCCGCTCGGGGACGCTGCGCCCCGGCGACGATCTGCTCTTTCTCATCGTCGCCGGCGACATCCGCGAAAACGTCAAACCGGCCCTGGCCCTGCTCCTTGACCGGATCAAGGCCGAAGCCATCGAGAAGTGCGAAAGTTTCAGTATCGATTGA
- a CDS encoding TRAP transporter TatT component family protein: protein MTCRCLALPSALLAILLLLGGCIGRMSDDLSRAVLDHPDPQTVRQGIPAYLLLLDSLLLDDPTDKKLLASAASLYALNSSLAAADPVQRRRQAERTWLYGRRLIESRGAEPLSERSADDFAAALARFGKRDVPRLYAFGVAWLARLQANEEDPAALADLPKVEALFARLVELDEGYQQGAPQLYLGVLRLLRPPALGGVPEQGRAHLERALELSGGRNLTAKVELARRYARMLYDRELHDRLLNEVLAADPTAEGLTLFNVTAQEEARALLASADDYF, encoded by the coding sequence ATGACATGCCGATGCCTTGCTCTTCCCAGCGCCTTACTCGCCATCCTGTTGCTGCTGGGCGGCTGTATCGGTCGCATGAGCGACGACCTCTCCCGGGCGGTACTCGACCATCCCGACCCCCAGACCGTGCGCCAGGGGATTCCCGCCTATCTGCTGCTGCTTGACAGCCTGCTGCTCGATGACCCGACGGATAAAAAGCTGCTCGCTTCCGCCGCTTCCCTCTATGCGCTGAACAGTTCCCTAGCGGCGGCCGACCCTGTTCAGCGGCGAAGGCAGGCGGAACGGACCTGGCTTTACGGCCGTCGGTTGATTGAGTCCCGAGGCGCCGAGCCTTTGTCGGAACGGTCGGCGGACGATTTCGCCGCGGCTCTCGCCCGCTTCGGGAAGCGGGATGTTCCCCGGCTGTACGCCTTTGGCGTCGCCTGGCTGGCCCGCTTACAGGCCAATGAAGAGGATCCGGCGGCGCTGGCCGATCTGCCCAAGGTCGAGGCGCTCTTCGCGCGGCTGGTGGAACTGGATGAGGGTTACCAACAGGGCGCTCCGCAACTCTATCTCGGCGTTCTGCGGCTGTTGCGGCCACCGGCTTTGGGCGGCGTGCCCGAGCAGGGGCGCGCCCATCTGGAGCGGGCGTTGGAGCTTTCCGGCGGACGCAACCTGACGGCCAAGGTCGAGCTGGCCCGGCGCTATGCGCGCATGCTCTACGACCGCGAACTGCACGACCGGCTGCTCAATGAAGTGCTCGCCGCCGATCCCACGGCCGAGGGGCTGACCCTGTTCAACGTAACGGCGCAGGAGGAAGCCCGCGCCCTGCTGGCGTCGGCGGACGATTATTTTTGA
- a CDS encoding exonuclease SbcCD subunit D — MRILHTSDWHLGRQFHNVSLLDDQRHILDQIVAVVRDRKADVVLVAGDVYDRSVPPAAAVELLDETVHRICAELKVPMILLAGNHDGPRRLGFAARQLAGAGLYVAGPLWSVPCPILLKGTSGELAFYPIPYADPATVREVHGVEVADHDSALAYLLGRVRQDNGPTRPCVVLAHCFLAGGEPSESERPLSIGGAEQVNPEHFRPFAYAALGHLHGPQWRGAEHIRYSGSPLKYSFSEERQRKSLTLVELDGSGKAAIELIPLKPRHDMRSLEGNLVDLLAAGKNDPQREDYLLVRLTDRHAILDPMGKLREVYPNVLHLERPGLMAGAERVQVGRDRLKQGELAMFEDFFEQVTGDQPSAEQRRVVADALDRLHREEF, encoded by the coding sequence ATGCGCATCCTGCACACCTCCGACTGGCACCTCGGTCGCCAGTTTCATAACGTTTCGCTGCTCGACGACCAGCGCCACATTCTCGACCAGATCGTCGCCGTCGTCCGTGACCGGAAGGCCGACGTGGTGCTGGTCGCCGGCGACGTCTACGACCGTTCGGTGCCGCCGGCGGCGGCGGTGGAGTTGCTCGACGAGACCGTTCACCGTATCTGCGCCGAACTCAAGGTGCCGATGATCCTCCTCGCCGGCAACCATGACGGTCCCCGACGGCTCGGCTTCGCCGCCCGCCAACTGGCCGGCGCCGGGCTGTATGTGGCCGGGCCGCTGTGGAGCGTGCCGTGTCCGATCCTGCTCAAGGGCACCTCCGGCGAGTTGGCCTTCTACCCCATCCCCTACGCCGATCCGGCGACAGTGCGGGAGGTTCACGGCGTCGAGGTCGCCGATCATGATAGCGCCCTGGCCTATCTGCTCGGCCGGGTGCGCCAGGACAACGGCCCCACCCGTCCCTGCGTGGTTCTCGCCCACTGTTTTCTCGCCGGCGGCGAGCCTTCCGAGTCGGAGCGCCCCCTCTCCATTGGCGGCGCCGAACAGGTCAACCCGGAGCATTTCCGCCCCTTCGCCTATGCCGCCCTCGGTCACCTGCACGGCCCGCAATGGCGGGGGGCCGAACACATCCGCTATTCCGGTTCGCCCCTCAAATACTCTTTTTCCGAGGAACGGCAGCGCAAATCTCTGACCCTGGTCGAGCTCGACGGAAGCGGAAAAGCCGCCATCGAACTCATCCCCTTGAAACCTCGTCACGACATGCGTTCCCTCGAAGGCAACCTTGTCGATCTGCTCGCGGCGGGGAAGAACGATCCCCAACGGGAGGATTACCTGCTGGTGCGCCTCACCGACCGCCACGCCATTCTCGACCCCATGGGCAAGCTGCGCGAGGTCTACCCCAACGTGCTCCATCTGGAACGTCCCGGTCTGATGGCGGGAGCAGAACGGGTGCAGGTCGGCCGCGACCGCCTGAAGCAGGGGGAGTTGGCGATGTTCGAGGATTTCTTCGAGCAGGTGACGGGAGACCAACCAAGCGCTGAGCAACGCCGGGTCGTCGCCGACGCGCTCGACCGTCTGCACCGGGAGGAGTTCTGA
- a CDS encoding MBL fold metallo-hydrolase — MNLADLFCIDLDQPTLPGFRQFISSWCYRGDGFTLVVDPGPLSTIPHLVTELRRHGVERVDYILLTHIHIDHAGGTGELLKAFPEATVICHPEGVRHLVAPEKLWQGSLKVLGKTAEAYGEITAVPADSIGFQETVGATGVRAFLTPGHAQHHLCYLLDDLLFAGEVAGVRSAVPEGICMRPATPPKFLLDTALDSIERMIALKPRTMVFGHYGMVDNALEHLHIARSQLKLWVRAVAKTAHLKESWREEACYQWLLETDEHFRRIEQLPADILPRERMFFGNTWRGMLEYVESLPEDERRKLAEE; from the coding sequence ATGAACCTTGCCGACCTTTTTTGCATCGATCTCGATCAGCCGACCTTGCCCGGCTTTCGCCAGTTCATCAGCTCCTGGTGTTACCGGGGAGATGGTTTCACCCTGGTGGTCGATCCCGGTCCGCTCTCGACCATCCCCCATCTGGTGACGGAACTGCGCCGTCACGGGGTCGAACGGGTCGACTACATCCTGCTGACCCACATCCACATCGACCATGCCGGCGGCACCGGCGAGTTGCTCAAGGCTTTCCCCGAGGCGACCGTGATCTGTCATCCCGAGGGGGTGCGCCATCTGGTCGCGCCGGAGAAGCTCTGGCAGGGCTCTCTCAAGGTGCTGGGCAAGACCGCCGAGGCCTACGGCGAGATCACGGCGGTGCCGGCGGACAGCATCGGCTTCCAGGAGACGGTCGGTGCCACCGGTGTGCGCGCTTTTCTCACCCCCGGTCACGCCCAGCACCATCTCTGCTATCTGCTTGACGACCTGCTTTTCGCCGGGGAAGTGGCGGGGGTGCGGAGCGCGGTTCCGGAGGGGATCTGCATGCGCCCGGCGACCCCGCCCAAGTTTCTGCTCGACACGGCCCTCGACTCCATCGAACGGATGATCGCCCTCAAGCCCCGCACGATGGTCTTCGGCCATTACGGGATGGTCGATAATGCTCTGGAACATCTGCACATCGCCCGCAGCCAGCTCAAATTGTGGGTGCGCGCCGTGGCGAAGACCGCCCATCTCAAGGAAAGCTGGCGGGAAGAGGCCTGCTACCAATGGCTGCTCGAAACGGACGAGCATTTCCGCCGCATCGAGCAACTCCCCGCCGACATCCTCCCCCGCGAGCGGATGTTCTTCGGCAATACCTGGCGCGGTATGCTCGAATATGTCGAAAGCCTGCCCGAAGACGAGCGGCGAAAGCTGGCGGAGGAATAG